The following are encoded in a window of Malassezia japonica chromosome 7, complete sequence genomic DNA:
- a CDS encoding uncharacterized protein (TransMembrane:2 (i108-130o173-192i); EggNog:ENOG503NWPZ; COG:S) — MRIGALYQHCFETRPWATLIVTNGTLTVVADALAQTFDREQEKKKAEKQLIKSEPQPVSWDWHRSARFLAFGSGVAPALAEWNKFLEHNFHIRSATGRMLWGGLARRVLTDQLLFAPLSLAVFVGSMGYMEGRRTWSAIEEKYKDVYWPALRANWSVWPMLQMFNFGVLPLRLRVPFSATCGVAWTLYLSLLNQKDT; from the exons ATGCGGATCGGCGCGCTGTACCAGCACTGTTTCGAGACGCGCCCGTGGGCGACGTTGATCGTCACCAACGGCACGCTCACAGTGGTTGCCGACGCTCTGGCACAGACGTTCGACCGCGAGCAGGAAAAGAAGAAGGCGGAGAAGCAGCTTATCAAGTCCGAGCCGCAGCCCGTGTCGTGGGACTGGCACCGCTCCGCGCGCTTCCTCGCGTTCGGCAGCGGTGTCGCGCCTGCACTTGCGGAGTGGAACAAGTTTCTGGAGCACAACTTCCACATCCGCTCGGCCACTGGGCGCATGCTCTGGGgtggcctcgcgcgccgcgtgctcaCCGACCAGCTCCTCTT cgcgcctcTCTCGCTGGCCGTGTTTGTCGGGTCGATGGGCTATATGGAAGGTCGCCGTACCTGGTCGGCGATCGAGGAAAAATACAAGGAC GTCTATTGGCCGGCCCTCAGGGCCAACTGGTCCGTCTGGCCGATGCTCCAAATGTTCAACTTCGGTGTGCTACCTCTACG CCTGCGCGTACCTTTTTCGGCTACGTGCGGTGTCGCCTGGACGCTGTACCTGTCGCTACTCAACCAAAAGGATACGTAG